In Acetoanaerobium noterae, the following are encoded in one genomic region:
- a CDS encoding hydratase, translated as MVKVFADGGYIYKGREIVCMAEDFSSDRVSNFLTAHGEDIVSKDEMIKNTMTYSILEAHNVSDNVKGLRLKFDALASHDITYVGIIQTARASALEQFPIPYVLTNCHNSLCAVGGTINEDDHIFGLSAAKKYGGIYVPAHQAVIHQYMREMMAKSGSMILGSDSHTRYGALGTLAIGEGGPELVKQILGKTYDIAYPKVVGIYLENKPKKGVGPQDVALSLIKEVFSKGIVKNKVLEFIGPGIFDLSVDFRSGIDVMTTETTCLSSIWMTDDKVKEYYEIHKRPEAYKEMEPKSIAYYDSIIKIDLSKIKPMIALPFHPSNVYSMEDLIANPYDVLSIAEKEANLQLEDSALKLNLVDKIVDGKIKVDQGIIAGCAGGSYENIVNAANIIKGSFVGDDYYNISVYPASQPIYMSLIKNGVIPTLMQAGANIKTAFCGPCFGAGDVPGNNTLSIRHTTRNFPSREGSKPSDGQISSVALMDALSIAATSANKGYLTPATDIDFDDYIPKYEFDDAIYNNRVYFGFSKPNKNEDLRFGPNIKDWPKMKSLSENIMLKIDSVILDSVTTTDELIPSGETSSYRSNPLKLAEFTLSRKDPGYVDRAKASKSFDLELETGYTNLPEEFKAIVDKVMDAKGINENERADFLSKTNFGSCIFALKPGDGSAREQAASCQRVLGGLANISVEYATKRYRSNLINWGMLPFTLAKGETPNFEVGDIVLIEGIQKALILGETKFEALCIGKDKKEKVLLELNDLTKPEKEILLAGSLINSYQK; from the coding sequence ATGGTAAAAGTTTTTGCAGATGGTGGATATATTTATAAAGGTAGAGAGATTGTTTGCATGGCAGAGGATTTCTCATCTGATAGAGTAAGTAATTTCTTAACTGCTCATGGCGAGGATATAGTAAGCAAAGATGAAATGATAAAAAATACTATGACATATTCAATTCTTGAGGCTCATAACGTTAGCGATAACGTGAAAGGTTTAAGACTTAAATTTGATGCTTTGGCTTCTCATGATATAACCTATGTGGGAATAATTCAAACGGCTAGAGCAAGTGCCTTAGAACAATTTCCCATCCCTTATGTCCTTACAAACTGTCACAATAGCTTATGTGCAGTAGGTGGAACAATAAACGAAGATGACCATATTTTTGGACTCTCAGCGGCAAAAAAATATGGAGGAATCTATGTACCTGCACACCAAGCAGTAATCCATCAGTATATGAGAGAGATGATGGCAAAATCTGGCAGTATGATTTTAGGTTCTGACAGCCATACTAGATATGGAGCTCTTGGGACACTAGCTATAGGTGAAGGTGGGCCAGAGCTTGTGAAGCAGATTCTTGGCAAAACTTATGATATAGCCTATCCAAAGGTAGTAGGTATTTATCTTGAGAACAAACCGAAAAAGGGTGTAGGACCTCAAGACGTAGCTCTTTCGCTTATTAAGGAAGTATTTTCAAAGGGTATTGTCAAAAACAAAGTGCTTGAATTTATAGGCCCTGGAATTTTCGATTTATCTGTAGACTTTAGAAGTGGTATAGATGTAATGACTACGGAGACCACTTGTCTTTCATCGATTTGGATGACTGATGATAAGGTTAAGGAGTATTATGAAATTCATAAAAGACCTGAAGCATATAAAGAAATGGAGCCTAAATCAATTGCCTATTATGACAGTATAATAAAAATAGATTTAAGCAAGATAAAGCCTATGATAGCATTGCCTTTTCACCCTAGTAATGTATACAGTATGGAGGATTTAATCGCAAATCCATATGACGTGCTTAGCATAGCTGAAAAAGAAGCAAATCTCCAGCTAGAGGACTCTGCTTTAAAGCTTAATCTAGTTGATAAAATAGTAGATGGAAAAATTAAAGTTGATCAAGGAATAATTGCAGGGTGTGCAGGCGGAAGCTACGAAAATATAGTAAATGCTGCCAATATCATAAAAGGAAGCTTCGTGGGAGATGATTACTACAATATAAGCGTCTATCCTGCTAGTCAGCCTATTTATATGAGTTTGATTAAAAATGGTGTAATACCTACCCTTATGCAAGCTGGGGCAAATATAAAAACTGCTTTTTGTGGGCCATGCTTTGGAGCTGGAGATGTTCCGGGCAACAATACATTAAGCATCAGACATACAACTAGAAATTTTCCTAGCAGAGAAGGGTCTAAACCGTCTGATGGGCAGATTTCAAGTGTGGCACTTATGGATGCCCTGTCAATTGCAGCTACATCTGCAAACAAGGGCTATCTGACTCCTGCTACTGATATTGATTTTGACGATTACATTCCAAAATATGAATTTGATGATGCGATTTATAATAATAGAGTGTACTTCGGATTTTCTAAGCCTAACAAAAATGAAGACCTTCGCTTTGGACCTAATATCAAAGATTGGCCTAAGATGAAGAGCCTAAGTGAAAATATCATGCTAAAAATAGACAGTGTAATTTTAGACAGCGTTACTACGACGGATGAGCTTATTCCATCTGGAGAAACCTCTTCATATAGATCGAATCCGTTAAAGCTTGCTGAGTTTACTTTATCTAGAAAAGACCCTGGATATGTAGATAGAGCTAAAGCTTCTAAGAGCTTTGATTTAGAGCTTGAAACTGGATATACTAATCTTCCTGAAGAGTTTAAAGCTATAGTGGATAAGGTTATGGATGCAAAGGGGATAAATGAGAATGAGAGAGCAGATTTTCTGAGCAAAACAAATTTTGGAAGCTGCATTTTTGCTTTAAAGCCTGGAGATGGTTCAGCTAGAGAGCAAGCGGCATCTTGCCAAAGAGTGCTAGGAGGACTTGCGAATATATCAGTAGAATATGCGACAAAGCGTTATAGAAGTAATCTTATAAACTGGGGGATGCTTCCGTTTACTTTAGCAAAAGGAGAAACTCCAAACTTTGAAGTTGGAGATATTGTCTTGATAGAGGGAATACAGAAGGCTCTTATATTAGGAGAAACAAAATTTGAAGCTCTTTGCATAGGAAAAGATAAAAAAGAAAAAGTGTTACTAGAGCTAAATGACCTTACTAAGCCAGAAAAAGAAATACTTTTAGCTGGCTCGCTGATAAACAGCTATCAAAAATAA
- a CDS encoding DUF134 domain-containing protein: protein MPRPKIYRRVEFFPDSTYFVPMGVPSCKLEQIDIMMEELEAMRLKDIEGLNQEECAKRMNVSRQTFQNIIDSARKKVAMSLTEGKAIKIGGGNYISARCEFYCDKCKKTYKITKLEDKEVCPVCGTAEVLCTKKIEGCRKWCRGDIKIQEK, encoded by the coding sequence TTGCCAAGACCAAAGATATATAGAAGAGTGGAATTTTTTCCTGATTCTACTTATTTTGTGCCGATGGGAGTACCCTCGTGCAAGCTAGAGCAGATAGATATAATGATGGAAGAGCTAGAAGCTATGAGGCTAAAAGACATTGAAGGATTAAATCAAGAAGAATGTGCCAAACGAATGAATGTATCTAGACAAACATTTCAAAATATAATAGATAGTGCTAGAAAAAAAGTCGCTATGAGCCTAACCGAAGGAAAAGCGATTAAAATAGGAGGCGGAAATTATATTTCTGCAAGGTGTGAGTTTTACTGCGATAAATGTAAAAAGACTTATAAAATAACTAAGCTAGAGGATAAAGAAGTATGCCCAGTGTGTGGGACTGCTGAAGTGCTTTGCACTAAAAAAATAGAAGGCTGTAGAAAATGGTGCAGAGGAGATATTAAGATTCAAGAAAAATAG
- a CDS encoding Mrp/NBP35 family ATP-binding protein, with the protein MSSCNTCPSASGCNQDSASCMVENNIHNQVKNVIAVMSGKGGVGKSTVTALLAKKLTKLGYKVGILDADVTGPSIPRLFGIKDGQAISTEYGAMPVMSSENIATMSLNYLVDDEESPVLWRGPIISGTVKQFWTDVYWGELDYLLIDMPPGTGDVSLTVMQSIPLTGAVVVSTPHDMVSMIVAKSINMAKKMNVPILGLVQNMSYVLCPDCTTKIELFEKNDIESYLKRLDIELLGELPMSSKVANMSSHVMYETEIHACMDSVSDKVIEFVNSKKATPVSETKESLNPLL; encoded by the coding sequence ATGTCATCATGCAATACTTGCCCATCAGCTTCCGGATGTAATCAAGATTCAGCTTCATGTATGGTAGAAAACAATATTCACAATCAAGTGAAAAATGTAATTGCTGTTATGAGTGGAAAAGGTGGAGTAGGAAAATCTACAGTAACTGCACTACTTGCAAAAAAACTTACTAAGTTAGGTTACAAAGTAGGGATACTAGACGCTGATGTAACAGGACCTAGTATTCCTAGACTATTTGGGATAAAGGATGGTCAGGCAATATCTACAGAGTATGGGGCAATGCCTGTTATGTCATCTGAAAATATAGCGACCATGTCACTTAATTATTTAGTGGACGATGAAGAAAGTCCAGTGCTCTGGAGAGGTCCTATAATTTCTGGAACTGTAAAGCAGTTTTGGACTGATGTTTACTGGGGAGAATTAGATTATTTACTTATAGATATGCCTCCAGGAACTGGAGATGTATCACTTACTGTTATGCAGTCCATACCTCTTACTGGAGCTGTGGTAGTATCTACACCTCACGATATGGTATCTATGATAGTTGCGAAATCTATAAATATGGCTAAAAAAATGAATGTGCCTATCTTAGGACTAGTTCAAAATATGAGCTATGTACTTTGCCCAGATTGCACTACAAAAATAGAATTATTTGAAAAAAATGATATTGAATCATATCTAAAAAGACTAGACATAGAGCTGCTAGGAGAACTTCCAATGTCTTCAAAGGTTGCAAATATGTCATCTCATGTGATGTACGAAACTGAAATCCATGCTTGTATGGATAGCGTTTCAGATAAAGTGATAGAATTTGTCAATTCTAAAAAAGCTACTCCGGTAAGCGAGACAAAAGAAAGTCTTAATCCTCTTTTATAA
- a CDS encoding FmdE family protein: MEQLWKDTAKFHGHECPGLAIGFKAALAAREYFGISSTDDEDLVCISENDACGIDAIQYLLKCTVGKGNLLIKMRGKSAYNFFDRTKNRSIRLVLKDMNKDMTREEKQNYILNHDSNELFDYTEVRHQIPERARIFNNVNCSDCGEKLAEHFARIQDNKPVCLDCFTEYKRFD, encoded by the coding sequence GTGGAACAATTATGGAAAGATACTGCTAAATTTCACGGCCATGAGTGCCCAGGTTTAGCAATTGGATTTAAAGCAGCACTTGCAGCTAGAGAATATTTTGGAATTAGTAGCACTGATGACGAAGATTTAGTTTGCATTTCAGAAAACGATGCCTGTGGAATTGATGCTATTCAGTACTTACTAAAATGTACAGTTGGCAAAGGAAATCTCCTTATAAAAATGAGAGGAAAGTCTGCCTACAACTTCTTTGATCGCACTAAAAATCGTTCGATTAGATTAGTGTTAAAAGATATGAACAAAGATATGACAAGAGAAGAAAAACAGAACTATATTCTTAACCATGATAGTAATGAATTATTTGATTACACTGAAGTTAGACATCAAATACCTGAAAGAGCTAGAATATTTAATAATGTAAACTGTAGTGATTGCGGTGAAAAATTAGCAGAGCATTTTGCAAGAATCCAAGATAATAAGCCCGTATGTCTAGACTGCTTTACTGAATATAAAAGATTTGATTAA
- the cspD gene encoding cold-shock protein CspD — protein sequence MVGKVKWFNAEKGFGFIEREDGDDVFVHFSAIQGDGFKTLEEGQTVEFEITQGNRGPQASNVVRG from the coding sequence ATGGTAGGTAAAGTAAAATGGTTTAACGCAGAAAAAGGTTTTGGATTCATCGAGAGAGAAGATGGAGACGATGTATTCGTACATTTCTCAGCTATTCAAGGAGACGGATTTAAGACATTAGAAGAAGGACAAACTGTAGAGTTCGAAATAACTCAAGGAAACAGAGGACCTCAAGCATCTAACGTTGTAAGAGGATAG
- a CDS encoding DEAD/DEAH box helicase, whose amino-acid sequence MALFNELGLQEELLKAVLDMGFDSPTPIQEQIIPLAMQGIDLIGQAQTGTGKTAAFGIPLLSKIEKDNKAVQALILAPTRELALQVSQEINRLAKYKNVEAIAIYGGEDIGKQIRGLKKNPQIVVATPGRFMDHMRRNTINLANIQTVILDEADEMLSMGFIEDIETILQEVPSERQTLLFSATMPKRIQAVSQKFMKSPQTVAVKNKTMTVDTIEQRYLDLKEKDKFDALCRLMDIHCPELSIIFGRTKRRVDELSEALSIRGYDVEGIHGDMKQERREKVLRKFKRGSIKILVATDVAARGLDISGVSHVFNFDLPQDPESYVHRIGRTGRAGQKGISFTFVTPREREYLELIEDTTKSKMLKQHVPSIGDAKDARYRQAAQKLIGIAESAKTHDLEEAAQKLLEEYDAVKLVSAALKMVTKQSSDAPVTLTDESPVRMKKKPMKSSGSRYSKDSKPGSGSSSYKGKGKSYSNSSKKYPASKSQGSSKTERAEKSDNYRKRKTSHNHSNKTTI is encoded by the coding sequence TTGGCATTATTTAATGAATTAGGATTACAAGAAGAATTATTAAAAGCAGTACTTGATATGGGTTTTGACAGTCCAACCCCAATTCAAGAGCAAATCATTCCACTTGCTATGCAAGGGATAGACTTAATAGGACAAGCACAGACTGGTACTGGTAAGACAGCAGCGTTTGGAATACCTCTACTTAGCAAAATCGAAAAAGACAATAAAGCAGTTCAGGCGCTTATACTTGCACCGACAAGAGAACTTGCTCTTCAGGTATCTCAAGAGATAAACAGACTAGCAAAATACAAAAACGTAGAAGCTATTGCAATCTATGGTGGAGAAGATATAGGCAAGCAAATCAGAGGCCTAAAAAAGAACCCTCAAATAGTAGTTGCTACTCCAGGTAGATTTATGGACCATATGAGAAGAAATACTATAAATCTAGCAAATATACAAACAGTAATTTTAGATGAAGCAGATGAAATGCTTAGCATGGGTTTTATTGAAGACATAGAAACCATACTTCAGGAAGTACCTTCAGAAAGACAAACTCTTCTATTTTCAGCTACTATGCCTAAAAGAATTCAAGCAGTTTCTCAAAAATTCATGAAAAGCCCACAAACTGTAGCAGTAAAAAATAAAACTATGACTGTTGATACAATAGAGCAGAGATATTTGGATTTAAAGGAAAAAGATAAGTTCGATGCACTTTGCAGACTTATGGATATTCACTGTCCTGAGCTATCTATTATATTTGGTCGTACAAAGCGTAGAGTAGATGAATTATCAGAAGCGCTTAGCATAAGAGGCTACGATGTAGAAGGTATTCATGGAGATATGAAGCAAGAAAGAAGAGAAAAAGTACTTCGTAAATTTAAAAGAGGAAGTATTAAGATTCTAGTTGCTACAGATGTTGCGGCAAGAGGACTAGATATAAGCGGAGTAAGTCATGTATTTAACTTTGACCTGCCTCAAGACCCTGAAAGCTATGTTCATAGAATAGGAAGAACGGGAAGAGCAGGACAAAAAGGTATATCTTTTACTTTTGTAACACCTAGAGAAAGAGAATACCTAGAGCTTATCGAAGATACTACTAAAAGCAAGATGCTAAAGCAGCATGTACCTAGTATAGGTGATGCAAAAGACGCTAGATATCGTCAAGCAGCTCAAAAACTAATAGGGATAGCAGAAAGTGCTAAAACTCATGATTTAGAAGAAGCAGCTCAGAAATTACTAGAAGAATACGATGCAGTAAAACTGGTATCGGCTGCCTTAAAAATGGTTACAAAGCAGTCAAGTGATGCGCCGGTTACACTTACTGACGAAAGTCCAGTACGTATGAAGAAAAAACCTATGAAATCATCAGGTTCAAGATATTCAAAGGATTCTAAACCAGGATCGGGATCTTCATCATACAAGGGTAAAGGAAAGAGTTATTCAAACTCTTCGAAAAAATATCCAGCATCTAAAAGCCAAGGCTCAAGTAAAACTGAAAGAGCTGAAAAAAGTGATAACTACAGAAAAAGAAAAACTTCACATAATCACAGTAACAAAACTACAATTTAA
- a CDS encoding sensor domain-containing diguanylate cyclase/phosphohydrolase, giving the protein MYSKQRMKLLEVALDFVPEPIFAIDLDKKVILWNKAMEELFGVERKDILGKGDYEYSYIFYKERRPTLIDLVLEPNEECENLYKNFKRYPSGDIEGESYIKEKGYYDWGKASKILDDEGNVIGAITISRDMSNYRRIQAEMDDNKRRYEVLFENSPDAIAYLDSLHRVVDINLSFTSIFGYTLDECKGKDLDEIVSKEGRSEEAKAITKVLFEKGDVKQKVVRYTKDSKPIDVQARGILVKNEDAVIGAYGMYTDIRELLKKEIELQEINEELEASNQELEAALNQLKAAEAELRYQYEKLEYMLYHDQLTGVYDRISYDKCIKQVDVKSNLPLTIIISDLNGLKLVNDAFGLKTGDKLLKRIARILKKNCPEDSKIVRVGGDEFSILLPKTDEFLANEIIEKIKSDIEKVKIEALKLSMSFGSCTKYNKKQNIYEIHSNAEDKMNRMKLFESPSMRGRTISTIIKTLHEKNTREEQHSHRVSELCVKMGMVMGLPSADIQELKTVGLLHDIGKIGIEESILNKPGRLTEEEMTQMKKHPEIGYRILSSVNDMAEMANYVLAHHERIDGKGYPKGLKGMEIPLQARIIAIADAYDAMTSHRSYRTAMSEKEAIAELLKSAGAQLDSYLVDVFVNRVIRR; this is encoded by the coding sequence ATGTATTCAAAACAGAGAATGAAATTGCTAGAGGTAGCTTTGGACTTTGTTCCTGAACCTATATTTGCAATAGATTTAGATAAAAAAGTCATCCTTTGGAATAAAGCAATGGAAGAACTTTTTGGCGTGGAAAGAAAAGATATTCTAGGTAAAGGGGATTATGAATATTCATATATATTTTATAAAGAAAGAAGACCGACTCTTATAGATTTGGTTTTAGAGCCAAATGAGGAGTGCGAAAATTTATATAAAAATTTTAAGAGGTATCCAAGTGGCGATATAGAAGGAGAATCCTATATAAAGGAAAAGGGTTATTATGACTGGGGTAAGGCATCTAAAATCTTAGATGATGAAGGAAATGTCATAGGAGCTATAACAATATCCAGAGATATGAGTAATTATCGCAGAATCCAAGCAGAGATGGATGACAATAAGAGAAGATATGAAGTTCTATTTGAGAATAGTCCTGATGCAATTGCTTATTTAGATTCTCTTCACAGAGTTGTAGATATAAATTTAAGCTTTACAAGTATATTCGGATATACTCTAGATGAATGTAAAGGCAAAGACTTAGATGAGATAGTTTCTAAAGAAGGTAGAAGTGAAGAAGCAAAAGCTATAACCAAGGTGCTTTTTGAAAAAGGAGACGTTAAACAAAAAGTAGTAAGATATACTAAGGATTCAAAACCTATAGATGTACAAGCTAGAGGAATCCTAGTAAAAAATGAGGATGCAGTAATAGGCGCTTATGGAATGTACACAGATATAAGAGAGCTTTTAAAAAAAGAAATAGAGCTTCAGGAGATAAATGAAGAGCTAGAAGCCTCAAATCAAGAACTAGAGGCAGCGCTCAATCAGCTAAAAGCAGCAGAGGCTGAGCTTAGATATCAATATGAAAAGCTAGAATACATGCTTTATCATGATCAGCTTACAGGAGTGTATGACAGAATTTCTTACGATAAATGCATTAAGCAGGTTGATGTAAAAAGCAATCTGCCACTTACTATAATAATTTCTGATTTGAATGGTCTAAAGCTTGTAAATGATGCATTTGGACTTAAAACAGGAGATAAGCTATTGAAAAGAATAGCTAGGATATTGAAGAAGAACTGTCCAGAAGACTCTAAAATTGTAAGAGTTGGGGGAGATGAGTTTTCTATTTTACTTCCTAAAACCGATGAGTTTTTAGCAAATGAAATAATAGAAAAAATAAAATCAGATATAGAAAAAGTAAAAATAGAAGCTCTTAAGCTGTCTATGTCTTTTGGGAGCTGTACCAAATATAATAAGAAGCAAAATATTTACGAGATTCATTCTAATGCGGAAGACAAGATGAATAGAATGAAGCTTTTTGAATCGCCTAGCATGAGAGGCAGAACTATATCCACAATAATCAAAACTCTACATGAAAAAAATACTAGAGAAGAACAGCACTCTCATAGAGTTTCAGAGCTATGTGTAAAGATGGGAATGGTAATGGGACTTCCATCAGCGGATATTCAAGAGCTTAAAACCGTAGGGCTACTTCATGATATAGGTAAGATTGGTATAGAGGAAAGTATACTAAATAAACCAGGAAGGCTTACAGAAGAAGAAATGACACAAATGAAAAAGCATCCTGAGATAGGATATAGAATTCTGAGCTCGGTAAATGATATGGCAGAAATGGCAAATTATGTTTTAGCTCATCATGAGAGAATAGATGGGAAAGGCTATCCTAAAGGTCTAAAAGGTATGGAAATACCTCTTCAAGCTAGAATAATTGCCATAGCAGACGCATATGATGCGATGACTAGTCATAGATCATACAGAACAGCGATGAGTGAAAAGGAAGCTATTGCTGAGCTTTTGAAGTCAGCAGGAGCTCAACTTGACTCGTATTTGGTGGATGTATTTGTGAACAGGGTGATTAGACGATAA
- a CDS encoding DUF4342 domain-containing protein translates to MKITLEQIDLVRKRTNASYKEAKEALERFDGDVVEALAYLDESGKAPKTEFGSRRAFMDKVRDLIHKGNITKFLVTKDSKTVLNIPLNLVIILALVGNYVFAAALLIALVLGYKFNIVSPNEQNNMSVVPKNPESPVQNQSSNNENQ, encoded by the coding sequence ATGAAAATAACTTTAGAACAAATTGATTTAGTAAGAAAAAGAACAAATGCTAGCTATAAAGAAGCGAAAGAAGCTTTAGAGCGTTTTGATGGGGATGTAGTTGAGGCTCTTGCGTATCTAGATGAGTCAGGAAAAGCTCCGAAAACTGAGTTTGGTTCAAGAAGAGCTTTTATGGATAAAGTTCGAGACCTTATTCATAAAGGAAATATAACAAAATTTTTAGTTACCAAAGATTCTAAAACTGTACTCAACATACCGCTTAATCTAGTAATTATTCTTGCATTAGTTGGAAATTATGTATTTGCAGCGGCACTTCTAATTGCCTTGGTGCTTGGATACAAGTTCAATATAGTTTCGCCAAATGAACAAAACAATATGTCAGTAGTTCCTAAAAACCCAGAAAGCCCAGTTCAAAATCAATCATCAAACAATGAGAACCAATAA
- a CDS encoding response regulator transcription factor, which yields MPDKKILIIEDEYNIARFLQLELEHEGYEVGISHDGREGLDKACSDYFDLLILDVMLPSLNGVEVLRRLRQKSDMPVVMLTAKDEMNDKILGLDIGADDYMTKPFAIEELLARIRVIFKRVDNYKASKPQNDSILRIKGVNLDIDRYTVTYKEKNIDLTKREFELLKYMMQNKNLVITREMILAKVWGYEYMGDTNVVDVYIRYLRSKIDDQFGIKLIHTIRGVGYQIKDE from the coding sequence TTGCCTGATAAGAAAATACTAATCATTGAGGACGAATACAATATAGCGAGATTTTTGCAGCTAGAGCTAGAGCATGAGGGGTATGAAGTGGGGATTTCACACGATGGAAGAGAAGGCTTGGACAAAGCATGCAGTGATTATTTTGACTTGCTGATTTTAGATGTAATGTTACCTTCTTTAAATGGAGTTGAAGTACTTCGAAGACTCAGGCAAAAATCGGATATGCCAGTTGTTATGCTAACTGCAAAGGATGAAATGAATGATAAAATTTTAGGTCTAGATATTGGCGCAGATGATTATATGACAAAGCCATTTGCAATTGAAGAGCTTTTAGCGAGAATAAGAGTTATATTTAAAAGAGTGGACAATTACAAAGCTAGCAAACCTCAAAATGATTCTATACTAAGAATTAAAGGGGTTAATCTAGACATCGACAGATACACTGTAACCTATAAAGAAAAAAATATAGATTTGACTAAAAGAGAATTTGAGCTCTTAAAATATATGATGCAAAATAAAAATCTGGTAATTACAAGAGAAATGATTTTAGCTAAAGTGTGGGGATACGAATATATGGGAGATACAAATGTAGTGGATGTATATATTCGGTATCTTCGAAGTAAAATTGACGACCAATTTGGAATCAAGTTAATCCATAC